In Castanea sativa cultivar Marrone di Chiusa Pesio chromosome 6, ASM4071231v1, a single window of DNA contains:
- the LOC142639587 gene encoding uncharacterized protein LOC142639587, protein MGGEVCRSFHDFLWHLVMIDRVDESKIAQIVSNAWALWCNWNEVRNDKKQKLGKEINIWAATYLAEYTTAIATPCISLPMEELKSSWSPPPSPLFKVNVNGAIFSTQGAVGIGVVIQDDEGKVEAALSKRIEAPLGAVEVEAKAFEASILFAKDIGIHEFILEGESTIVYKALCEVSSPPVAVEPLIEGMYTLCSDFRRVEFSHVRRQGNRPAHLLAKHAQNIVDFSVWIEEHPCFIEQALIYDVRTFLQ, encoded by the coding sequence ATGGGAGGAGAGGTGTGTAGATCGTTCCACGACTTCCTATGGCATTTGGTAATGATTGATAGAGTGGATGAGTCCAAAATAGCTCAGATTGTTAGTAATGCGTGGGCTTTATGGTGTAATTGGAATGAGGTAAGGAATgacaaaaagcaaaaattgGGGAAAGAAATAAATATCTGGGCAGCAACTTACCTGGCGGAGTATACCACTGCAATAGCGACACCATGCATATCGTTACCTATGGAGGAGTTGAAGAGTTCATGGTCACCACCACCGAGTCCCCTGTTTAAGGTTAATGTCAATGGCGCGATTTTTTCCACACAGGGGGCAGTGGGTATAGGTGTGGTTATCCAGGATGATGAAGGAAAGGTTGAGGCAGCTCTGAGTAAGAGGATTGAAGCTCCATTGGGGGCTGTAGAGGTAGAAGCAAAAGCTTTTGAGGCAAGTATCCTTTTTGCGAAGGATATTGGAATCCATGAATTTATATTGGAAGGTGAATCTACTATTGTTTACAAGGCCCTTTGTGAAGTTTCTAGCCCCCCAGTAGCTGTTGAACCTCTTATTGAAGGCATGTACACACTGTGTAGTGACTTTCGCAGAGTGGAATTTTCTCATGTACGCAGGCAAGGAAATAGACCAGCCCACTTATTAGCTAAACATGCTCAAAACATTGTTGACTTTAGTGTGTGGATTGAAGAGCATCCTTGCTTTATTGAGCAAGCTCTTATCTATGATGTAAGAACCTTTTTGCAGTGA